TAAAAGCATATTATAACAACACCATAGGGTCGGTGCCTTTCAGAATTAAAGGCGCTATAAGTACCGGAGAAGGCAGGAGTGTTAACACGACTGATAACGGGCTCGCTTATACAGGCAGATTTGAAATACTCCCCTTCGGTGAATTCAAGAACGAAGGAGATTACTCAGAGGGAGACCTCGAACGGGAGGAAACCCCGAAGCTGGCACTTGCCGGAGGCTACAGCTATAACGCAAAGACGAACCGGACGGGCGGGCAATTAGGAAAAGAGATGTATGCATCGAGGGATATGGGTACAGCAATCTTCGATATGATCTTCAAGCTAAGAGGCTGGGCTTATGAGACTGAATATATGAAACGCACAGCAGACAATCCCCTGACTTTTAATGAAGATGGCGATGTAAGATATATCTATGCCGGCTGGGGCAATAATCATCAAATATCTTATCTGTTCAAAAATAACCTCGAAACTGCTTTCAGATACTCGGTAATTCAGCCTGAGGGCAAGACGGCATGGTATGAAAAGAGAAAAGAAGTTCTGGAAGCCGGAGTAACCAAATACCTTAGAAAACACCGGATTAAAGGACAGTTTAACCTAAGTTACAATACGGAAGATGGCCGGTGGGATTTGAAGGACAGTGACAATTACTGGGGAGCGCTTTTTCAAATAGAACTGGGTATTTAATGATAATATGATATTTTAATTATAACAATTTTGTAAAATGAGCGTTTGAACTTCGGTTTTAATCTGTTTTAATTAATTTTGTATCCGGGCAGCATACAATATGAAGAAAGTAATTGCTAAAAAAGTTATAAGCGTTCTTTTTCTCTCCATCTTCGTTAGTAAGATGGTTATTTCTGTTGCACCCCTGATTGTAGCGCACTTTGATTCCAAAACGGTAAATGCTGTAATCATGCAGCTGGAAATTGAGCATTCTAAGCCTGTTGATGGCAAAGAGTCTTGCCTGAAGGAATACCTGGCGCTGGTTTCGTACAGTTATGCAATCTTAAGTCCTGTGTGGACCTTTAATCCTTTAACTGTAAACAGGGGATATGATAAACATCACCAGCCTTTTTATCCTTCTGTACCCACTCCTCCTCCAAACGCCTGATTTCTGCCGCATCATATTGCGGCGGTCTGATCATTCACGTTAATTCTATTTCATACGATATCATACACCGGATCAGATTTCCTTATCCGGTTTCAGATTCTGTATAGTACATCATCTCATATCTAAC
The window above is part of the Arcticibacter tournemirensis genome. Proteins encoded here:
- a CDS encoding porin; this translates as MRRVLITLIAIVFTSKLVYAQGEVDERSMIFRMNGLEINTKDSSFYANFRFRMQNRMGFYTNGGDDLGISEWDARVRRLRLRADGYVLSPKIGYSIQLSFSRGDQDIDNTGIANIVRDAVVFYHFTNNFYIAFGQNKLPGNRQRVNSSGQLQFADRSIVNSTFTVDRDFGLKAYYNNTIGSVPFRIKGAISTGEGRSVNTTDNGLAYTGRFEILPFGEFKNEGDYSEGDLEREETPKLALAGGYSYNAKTNRTGGQLGKEMYASRDMGTAIFDMIFKLRGWAYETEYMKRTADNPLTFNEDGDVRYIYAGWGNNHQISYLFKNNLETAFRYSVIQPEGKTAWYEKRKEVLEAGVTKYLRKHRIKGQFNLSYNTEDGRWDLKDSDNYWGALFQIELGI